A stretch of Dromaius novaehollandiae isolate bDroNov1 chromosome 8, bDroNov1.hap1, whole genome shotgun sequence DNA encodes these proteins:
- the LOC135329086 gene encoding PHD finger protein 7-like, translating to MSLMVSGVLLCSLQTCCVCGKMGATVACQQKRCARKFHFPCGSRQGCVSQFFGEFRSLCWEHRPQQTVETHQDGDTVCIICMEPVEDRTSYSTMVCPFCKHAWFHRGCIQGHALRSALKHFACPLCKDREKFLPEMWRLGIRIPDRRPAWEEEEEQNLEDLYETYSHCDASQCLYRGGREQSEEEE from the exons ATGTCACTGATGGTGAGCGgggtgctgctgtgctctttgcagacctgctgtgtctGTGGAAAGATGGGGGCCACCGTTGCATGCCAGCAGAAGCGATGCGcccgcaagttccacttcccctgcgggtCCAGACagggctgcgtctcgcagttctttggggagttcAG GTcattgtgctgggagcatcgcccacagcagacagtggagacgcaccaAGACGGGGACACCGtgtgcatcatctgcatggagcccgtggaggacaggacctcctacagcaccatggtgtgtCCCTTCTGCAAGCATGCCTGGTTCCACCGAggctgcatccag GGACATGCTCTCCGTTCTGCTTTGAAGCACTTTGCGTGTCCCTTGTGCAAGGACCGTGAGAAGTTTCTGCCTGAGATGTGGCGCCTGGGTATCCGCATACCTGACAG aagaccggcttgggaggaggaggaggagcagaactTGGAAGACCTATATGAAACATACAGCCACTgtgatgccagccagtgcctttaccggggaggcagggagcagtcagaagaggaggagtaa